The genomic window AGAAACAGAGAGAGAATGACGGGAGGAAAAGGATAAGGAAGGAAGGAGAAAAAGAAGGGGGAGGGACAGGCATGGGCCACACAAAGAAAACATGCGGACGCGGGGGAGGTAGCGCGCACCAGCGATGACACGTGGTGACGCAGCGAACGACCGGCGCAAACTCGGCCGGTGCGCTGTTCCCAAACATTTACCTAACATATTTTTGTACGAAACTGCAACGAGCCTACCTCACCACTGGTCAAAATTTACACCTTCCAAAACTCAGATTTTGGATTCCATGAAATCGTACCATACGACATAATTATGACCGAAAGGAATCGAAAGCTTTTGCAGAAACATAATTAAATTACAAAAAAGTTACACACCACTCTTGTGGACAGATGACATGAATGTTCGGGTCACGCTCCTAACACTGGGCGGGGAAGCACGGTTGCTGTATCTTTTCTCAATATCCAGGGGTTCTCTAGCCAGACTTCATTATTCTTTTGTCTCTGATGGGCAGCGGAACAGGTTTTTGAGCCACATGCGGGTGCTCTGATCCTTTGTACACCTTGAGGTGGGTAAATAGTCTTCTGCCCAGCTGCAAAATGGTTCAAAGGTTGAGAAGATCACAGAGAAAAAGAGTAAATTTGGCGAACTGAGAAAACCAGCACTTAACAGGAGAGTAACACGAGATATTTTCTAGCTAACATGGACATTTCAGAGAACACAATCCAATACTTGTTAGCCGGGTCATCCGAGCACTTAAGTTGAGAGCAAATATTTTGGACTGGGTGTAATTCCACATTCATGCCAATGGCAAGGTAAAACTTATTGGCAATATTTAATTAAATAAATTTATCTGCATTTCTAATTCTTGGTAAACTTTGGGGCACACAAAATACCTGATGCAACCAACTAGGTAAGAACTAACAGATGCCAAGAGATGATTTCTTACCCTGCCCTTAGGAAGCATGCCACGCACAGCATGTTCGATAATTCTCTCCGGAATCCTTTTCTGAAGCTGATCAAAAGTTTCTTCTTTCATTCCACCGGGCCGTCCAGAGTGCCTTTTATAGAGCTTCTGTGACCTCTTTTTACCAGAAACAGCAACCTTCTCTGCATTAACCTATGTAAAACATATAGTTCAGTATGTCAGCTCAGCAATGTGCAGTAATTTCTGTAATGAAAAGCCACATTAACATGATGATATAATATAGGTTTCAGGAATCAAGATGGGTTTAGGTGCTTATTTTTTCCTCCCGCTAATTTTATGAACTTATTTGCCTTGAAAAGAACACTGCTACGGTATTCTGTAAACACCATACAAACTACTTCGGTGCGTACCACAATAACAAAAGCCCCCATGTCCACACTTGGAGTGTATGTGGGCTCATTTTTCCCTCTCATATGCACTGCGATAGCAGATGCTAGCCTGCCAAGAATCTTGTCCTCTGCATCAACAACATACCACGTCTTCTCGGTAGTTACGTGATCAGCAGCCTTAGGGTACCATGTTGTGTTCCATATGTCCTGCGAATTAAATTGATTGATCAGATTACTACACAGAAAAggttacacacacacacatacacaagcAAGCAAGCCATGATACCAATACACCGGTGGAACATAAACAAGATAGTCATGCTGAGATCTTAATGAGCATAAGCACTAAACAGAAACATGGGTGGCCACGATGAGCCAATGCCGCATTTGTTTACCAGATGTAACAAACCAGTTTCTACCATATTAGCTTCATTCTTGTGTTAATTCTCGTAAAGTACCACTCCTGTTCGTTTATTTCATTTCCCAGAATCCTCGTTCACCACAAACTATGAGCAGCTAATTTTGGCAGTTGTATGTATCATCATATGTACTACGTGAGCATTGTATAGTGACATGTGAGTCTGTGATAGACTAATTATAATTATGCGGATTGATGAAACTGAAAGGAACCATTTGAGAATTTCAAACCGAAAAAAGTCGTACAGCATAGCTACTCTTTTCCTGAATATGAATCGCAGCACTAGGAAATAGAAGAAAGAGATAAGAGTGGGGGCTCGTACGGGTCCGCAGAGCTCGTCGCCCTCGAACATGAAGCGCTGCTCGCGGGGAACGAGTGCGGAAAGAGGCTGCCGCTTCTGTTTGTCGCTCTGCTCGCACCGCACCGTGAGGCCAGCCGGGAcggcgcggcggggcgcgggccTCGCCGCGCGGCGATGGCGCCTATCGCCGGCGAATGTGGAGGAGAGGAGCGCGGAGGCGGAGATGGCCGTAGCCATTGCAGCGGCGGTGTCCGGACCTAGTCGGGGGTGGGTTCACTGGAATGCCACTGGCATTTCCTTTCGAGGAGGCGAGGCGGGGAGA from Triticum aestivum cultivar Chinese Spring chromosome 3B, IWGSC CS RefSeq v2.1, whole genome shotgun sequence includes these protein-coding regions:
- the LOC123070606 gene encoding 50S ribosomal protein L13, whose translation is MATAISASALLSSTFAGDRRHRRAARPAPRRAVPAGLTVRCEQSDKQKRQPLSALVPREQRFMFEGDELCGPDIWNTTWYPKAADHVTTEKTWYVVDAEDKILGRLASAIAVHMRGKNEPTYTPSVDMGAFVIVVNAEKVAVSGKKRSQKLYKRHSGRPGGMKEETFDQLQKRIPERIIEHAVRGMLPKGRLGRRLFTHLKVYKGSEHPHVAQKPVPLPIRDKRIMKSG